Part of the Quercus robur chromosome 5, dhQueRobu3.1, whole genome shotgun sequence genome, GAAAGTACTAAAGCCAAAACATAAAAACCCATATTCTTTTGTTAATGCAATTAGCAAAGATTACAATGAGAGCTATGGACCCACATAAAAGATTTGTAGTGATAatatcaacaaaacaaaacccattctCTTACTGTTAAACTTGTTTATTATCTATAATGATAGCATCTTCAATTTGCTATTATACAGTgttctgattttgtttttgcttttgttctTTCAGTGATATAATTGAagaatatgagagagagatgaaaaagcTTGCAGGGAGACTTATGTGGCTAATCTTGGGCTCATTGGGCATATGCAAGGAGGATATCAAATGGGCTGGCCCAAAAGGTGAATTCAGTGGAGCAAGTGCTGCTTTACAATTGAATTCTTACCCCGCTTGTCCAGATCCGGATCAGGCCATGGGTCTAGCAGCCCACACTGACTCAACCTTGCTCACAATTCTCCACCAAAACAACACCAGTGGCTTGCAGGTCCTCCGGGAGGGAACTGGGTGGGTCACGGTGGAACCGCTTCAGGGTGCACTGGTGGTCAACATAGGTGACCTTCTTCACATATTATCAAACGGGTTGTACCCGAGTGTGCTCCACCGGGCGATGGTGAACCGGACCCGTTATCGTTTATCAATGGCCTACCTCTATGGGCCCCCAGCCAGTGTCCAAATCTCTCCACTCTCAAAACTATTAGGCCCAAGTCACCCTCCACTCTATAGGCCAGTCACTTGGAATGAGTACCTTGGCACCAAGGCAAAGCATTTCAATGAGGCACTTTCATGTGTCCGGCTTTGTGTTCCTCTTAATGGATTGGT contains:
- the LOC126725585 gene encoding gibberellin 3-beta-dioxygenase 1; translation: MPSRLSDAFKAHPVQLHPKHQDFNSLQELPDSYKWTQLDEYPSCESYSSESVPLIDVTDPNAHTLIGHACKTWGVFQVTNHGIPTKLLDDIESVSRCLFSLPQQQKLKAARSPDGVSGYGLARISSFFPKLMWSEGFTIVGSPLEHFRQLWPQEYSKFCDIIEEYEREMKKLAGRLMWLILGSLGICKEDIKWAGPKGEFSGASAALQLNSYPACPDPDQAMGLAAHTDSTLLTILHQNNTSGLQVLREGTGWVTVEPLQGALVVNIGDLLHILSNGLYPSVLHRAMVNRTRYRLSMAYLYGPPASVQISPLSKLLGPSHPPLYRPVTWNEYLGTKAKHFNEALSCVRLCVPLNGLVDVNDHNRVQVG